Proteins from one Anaerobranca californiensis DSM 14826 genomic window:
- a CDS encoding YebC/PmpR family DNA-binding transcriptional regulator yields MAGHSKWANIKHRKSRVDAQRGKIFTKIAKEIMVAVKQGGPDPEGNFKLRLAIQKARLNNMPNDNIQRAIQRGLGDLDGSNYEEVIYEGYGPGGAALLLEILTDNRNRTAPEIRHILSKHGGSLGESGCVAWMFQRRGLLVIEKTKEIDEDEFILAALDAGALDVKLEEDSLEVITEPSDFEDVKQALNKLGYTFVIEEVTMIPQTTISLEGNEKETMEKLLEILEDHNDIQNVYTNYER; encoded by the coding sequence ATGGCTGGTCATTCCAAATGGGCTAATATAAAACATAGAAAAAGTAGAGTTGATGCTCAAAGGGGAAAAATTTTCACTAAAATTGCCAAGGAAATTATGGTAGCCGTTAAACAAGGAGGTCCTGACCCTGAAGGAAACTTTAAACTAAGATTGGCTATCCAAAAAGCTAGGTTAAACAATATGCCTAATGATAACATTCAAAGGGCAATTCAGAGGGGTTTAGGGGATTTAGATGGCTCAAATTATGAAGAAGTTATATATGAAGGGTATGGTCCTGGAGGTGCTGCTTTATTATTAGAAATCCTAACTGATAATCGCAACAGGACTGCTCCAGAAATTCGCCATATATTAAGTAAGCATGGAGGAAGCTTAGGGGAATCCGGTTGTGTTGCTTGGATGTTTCAAAGAAGGGGATTACTAGTAATAGAGAAGACAAAAGAAATAGATGAAGATGAATTTATTTTAGCTGCACTAGATGCTGGAGCTTTAGATGTAAAATTAGAAGAAGATAGCTTAGAGGTAATAACTGAGCCTAGTGACTTTGAAGATGTAAAACAAGCCCTAAACAAATTAGGTTATACCTTTGTAATTGAAGAAGTGACAATGATTCCTCAAACCACCATTTCTTTAGAAGGAAATGAAAAGGAAACTATGGAAAAACTACTAGAAATCTTAGAAGACCATAATGATATTCAAAATGTTTATACTAATTATGAAAGATAA
- a CDS encoding alpha/beta-type small acid-soluble spore protein, whose product MAKKKHLIPEASSVMERFKYETAQELGLADKVRQVGWKNMTSRECGMVGGMMVKKMIAAMEKLNEER is encoded by the coding sequence ATGGCTAAAAAAAAACACCTAATACCTGAAGCATCCTCTGTAATGGAACGTTTCAAGTATGAAACAGCCCAAGAGCTAGGTTTAGCCGATAAAGTCCGTCAAGTTGGTTGGAAGAACATGACATCTCGGGAATGTGGAATGGTTGGTGGCATGATGGTTAAAAAAATGATTGCTGCCATGGAAAAATTAAATGAAGAGAGATAG
- a CDS encoding DUF2905 domain-containing protein, with product MNSGKYLIIIGGITLLLGIYLSLGGKLPPLFRLPGDIIYKGENTTIFIPITTMILISLMLNLILKLFK from the coding sequence ATGAATAGCGGGAAATACTTGATCATTATAGGTGGGATAACTTTATTGTTAGGAATTTACCTTTCTTTAGGGGGAAAACTTCCACCACTATTTAGATTACCAGGAGATATCATTTACAAAGGGGAAAACACTACGATTTTCATTCCAATAACTACTATGATTTTAATTTCTTTAATGTTAAATTTAATTCTAAAATTATTTAAGTAA
- the nadE gene encoding NAD(+) synthase, whose product MDYSKEIRERVEFIQDYVHKAGGKGVVLGVSGGKDSAVVAALAKKAFPQTSFGVIMPCHSLQKDIEHGKLLCESIGLEYIIVDLTAAYETLLKSIPVGITDISKANIKPRLRMTTLYAIAQSQNALVLGTGNRTEITLGYFTKHGDGACDINPISDLTVGQVFDMARELNIPKEIIEKPPSAGLWEGQTDEGELGLKYADVDNYLLTGQGSQELIEKIKYLNRVTEHKRRGYAQFRDYKTL is encoded by the coding sequence GTGGATTATTCTAAAGAAATCAGAGAACGGGTAGAGTTTATTCAAGATTATGTACATAAAGCTGGAGGGAAAGGTGTAGTATTAGGAGTAAGTGGAGGTAAAGATAGTGCTGTAGTAGCTGCTTTAGCAAAAAAGGCTTTTCCCCAAACTTCCTTTGGAGTAATTATGCCCTGTCACAGCTTGCAAAAAGACATTGAACATGGAAAATTATTATGTGAATCAATAGGATTGGAATATATTATTGTCGATTTAACAGCTGCCTATGAAACCCTTTTAAAAAGCATTCCCGTTGGTATTACTGATATATCTAAAGCTAATATTAAACCTAGGTTGAGAATGACTACATTATATGCTATTGCCCAATCCCAAAATGCTTTAGTTTTAGGTACAGGAAATAGAACTGAAATAACTTTAGGTTATTTTACAAAACATGGGGATGGAGCGTGTGATATAAATCCGATCTCAGATTTAACAGTGGGTCAAGTCTTTGATATGGCTAGAGAACTAAATATACCTAAAGAAATTATTGAAAAACCACCATCTGCTGGTCTTTGGGAAGGACAGACAGATGAAGGGGAATTAGGGCTTAAATATGCCGATGTCGATAATTATCTTTTAACTGGTCAAGGTTCTCAAGAATTAATAGAAAAGATAAAGTATTTAAATAGAGTTACCGAACATAAAAGAAGAGGATATGCTCAATTTAGAGACTATAAAACATTATAA
- a CDS encoding TIGR04086 family membrane protein, with protein sequence MAKLRRSRKRKNYQQVGNAGIRSYLLGVGTSILVTFVMLLAWALILSVSTIPESSGDIFGIFTVIISVFSGGFVCAMKQGKNGWLSGGIVGLIYFFIVIIIISSIPALSLSLFSLVNLLLSFVVGGIGGTLALNL encoded by the coding sequence ATGGCGAAGTTACGCAGGTCTCGAAAAAGAAAAAATTATCAACAAGTAGGGAATGCCGGTATTAGAAGCTATCTCTTAGGTGTCGGTACCAGTATCTTAGTGACCTTTGTAATGTTACTAGCATGGGCTTTAATTTTATCAGTATCAACAATTCCAGAAAGCAGTGGCGATATTTTTGGAATATTTACCGTAATTATCAGTGTTTTTTCTGGTGGTTTTGTATGTGCTATGAAACAGGGGAAAAATGGGTGGCTAAGTGGTGGTATTGTAGGCCTTATCTACTTTTTTATAGTAATAATTATTATATCTAGCATTCCTGCCTTAAGTTTATCTTTATTTTCTTTAGTAAATCTCCTTCTTTCCTTTGTAGTAGGGGGGATAGGAGGAACATTAGCTTTAAATTTATAA
- the ruvB gene encoding Holliday junction branch migration DNA helicase RuvB, which translates to MEGRIVSAKIQREDIDNNTEISLRPKGLAEYIGQNKVKENLRIFIQAAKARKEALDHVLLYGPPGLGKTTLANIIANEMGAGFKVTSGPTIERAGDLAAILSSLQPYDILFIDEIHRLNRAVEEVLYPAMEDFALDIMLGKGPGAQSVRIEIPPFTLVGATTRAGALSSPLRDRFGVLSKLEFYDEGQLKEIVLRASRILGVEITDDGAGEIARRSRGTPRIANRILKRVRDFAQVKGEGVIDIKMAKEGLNLLEIDDLGLDKTDRIIIDTIIECFDGGPVGVESLAATISEEVSTIEDVYEPYLLQMGLISRTPRGRIVTAKGYGHLGKLYKYKAEGGANE; encoded by the coding sequence TTGGAAGGAAGGATTGTTTCTGCCAAAATACAACGGGAAGATATAGATAATAATACAGAAATATCCCTAAGACCTAAAGGATTAGCAGAATATATAGGTCAAAATAAAGTAAAGGAAAATCTTAGGATATTTATTCAAGCGGCTAAGGCTAGGAAAGAAGCTTTAGATCATGTTTTGTTATATGGTCCCCCAGGTCTAGGAAAAACCACATTGGCTAATATTATAGCAAATGAAATGGGAGCAGGATTTAAAGTCACTTCAGGACCAACAATTGAAAGGGCCGGTGATTTAGCGGCAATCCTTTCTAGTTTACAGCCCTATGATATACTATTTATTGATGAAATTCATCGTCTAAATAGGGCAGTTGAAGAGGTTTTATACCCGGCTATGGAAGATTTCGCATTGGATATTATGTTAGGTAAAGGGCCAGGGGCCCAATCTGTTAGAATTGAGATACCACCATTTACTTTAGTGGGAGCAACTACTAGGGCAGGAGCCTTATCTTCTCCTTTAAGGGATAGGTTTGGGGTATTAAGCAAGTTAGAATTTTATGATGAAGGACAGCTCAAAGAAATTGTATTAAGGGCAAGTAGAATTTTAGGGGTAGAAATTACCGATGATGGAGCAGGGGAAATAGCTAGGCGTTCTAGGGGGACACCAAGAATAGCTAATAGAATTTTGAAAAGGGTTCGGGATTTTGCTCAAGTTAAAGGAGAAGGAGTTATTGATATTAAAATGGCTAAGGAAGGCTTGAATCTTTTAGAAATTGATGACTTAGGTCTTGATAAAACCGATAGAATTATAATTGATACTATAATCGAATGTTTTGATGGAGGCCCTGTAGGGGTAGAGAGTTTAGCTGCTACTATTAGTGAGGAAGTTAGTACTATAGAAGATGTATATGAACCTTATTTGCTTCAAATGGGTTTAATTAGTCGCACTCCAAGGGGTAGAATAGTAACGGCAAAGGGATATGGACATTTAGGGAAGCTGTATAAATATAAAGCTGAGGGTGGTGCTAATGAATAG
- the tgt gene encoding tRNA guanosine(34) transglycosylase Tgt: MAVKYTLLKECPHTGARAGILHTPHGDIETPIFMPVGTLATVKTMEPKDLKEIGAQIILSNTYHLYLRPGHQLVKKAGGLHKFMNWDRPILTDSGGFQVFSLGDLRKITEEGVEFRSHLDGSKHFFTPEKVMEIQNALGSDIIMAFDECIPYPATYEYAKNSLERTTRWLKRCIAAHENPHSQALFGIIQGGMYLDLRTQSAEEILALDLPGYAVGGLSVGEPKEEMYRVLEHTVPMMPKDKPRYLMGVGSDDALLEGVYRGIDMFDCVLPTRIARNGTAMTSHGRVVVRNAAYSEDFTPLDQNCNCYVCQNFTRAYIRHLVKCNEILGLKLISYHNLYYLLDFMRKIRQSILDGNFPQYYKEKIKLINEGREK, encoded by the coding sequence GTGGCAGTAAAATATACATTATTAAAAGAATGCCCCCATACTGGGGCTAGGGCAGGAATCCTTCATACACCCCATGGAGACATCGAAACACCTATATTTATGCCTGTGGGAACTTTAGCAACGGTTAAGACTATGGAACCTAAAGACTTAAAAGAAATAGGTGCCCAAATCATTTTAAGCAATACCTACCATTTATACTTAAGACCAGGGCATCAATTGGTAAAAAAAGCTGGTGGTTTACATAAATTTATGAACTGGGATAGACCTATTCTTACCGATAGTGGAGGGTTTCAGGTATTTAGCTTAGGAGATTTAAGGAAAATAACTGAAGAAGGGGTTGAATTTAGATCCCATTTAGACGGTTCTAAACATTTTTTTACCCCTGAAAAAGTAATGGAAATCCAAAACGCCTTAGGTTCTGATATAATTATGGCCTTTGATGAATGTATACCTTACCCTGCTACCTATGAATATGCTAAAAATTCTTTAGAGAGAACTACTAGATGGTTAAAACGCTGTATCGCTGCCCATGAAAATCCCCACAGTCAAGCACTATTTGGAATAATACAAGGTGGTATGTATTTAGACTTAAGAACTCAAAGTGCTGAAGAGATATTAGCCCTTGATTTACCAGGCTACGCTGTAGGGGGATTAAGTGTAGGAGAACCTAAAGAAGAGATGTATAGGGTTTTAGAACATACAGTACCTATGATGCCTAAGGACAAACCCCGTTATTTAATGGGAGTAGGTTCTGACGATGCTTTACTTGAAGGAGTATATAGGGGTATTGATATGTTTGATTGTGTTTTACCAACTAGAATTGCCAGAAATGGTACTGCTATGACTAGCCATGGGCGGGTAGTAGTGAGAAATGCAGCTTACAGTGAAGATTTTACTCCATTAGATCAAAATTGTAACTGCTATGTCTGCCAAAACTTTACTAGGGCATATATTAGACATTTAGTAAAATGTAACGAAATTTTAGGTCTAAAATTAATTTCTTATCATAATCTCTATTATTTATTAGATTTTATGAGGAAAATCCGTCAAAGTATCTTAGATGGAAACTTTCCTCAGTATTATAAAGAAAAAATAAAACTCATAAATGAAGGGAGAGAAAAATAA
- the ruvC gene encoding crossover junction endodeoxyribonuclease RuvC, which yields MRIMGIDPGLAIVGFGIIDLDVRKVKVVDYGTIQTDNSLCYTDRLLCVGNSLEKILKIYQPDVVAIEELFFNKNSKTAFAISQVRGVIIYTVLKKEIPLYEYTPLQVKQGVVGYGRATKNQVQLMVKNLLNLKEIPKPDDAADGLAVALCHKNFLRSNGINLQGVVK from the coding sequence ATGAGAATAATGGGGATTGACCCTGGCTTAGCTATAGTTGGCTTTGGAATTATAGATCTCGATGTTAGGAAAGTTAAAGTAGTAGATTATGGTACTATACAAACTGATAACTCATTATGTTATACCGATAGATTACTTTGTGTAGGGAATTCATTAGAAAAAATATTGAAAATTTATCAACCCGATGTTGTAGCAATTGAAGAGTTATTTTTTAATAAAAACTCTAAAACAGCTTTTGCCATAAGTCAAGTAAGGGGTGTTATCATTTACACAGTATTAAAAAAAGAAATACCCCTTTATGAATATACTCCTTTACAAGTTAAGCAAGGAGTTGTAGGATATGGTAGGGCTACTAAAAATCAAGTACAGTTAATGGTCAAAAACCTTTTAAATTTAAAGGAAATTCCTAAACCCGATGATGCTGCAGATGGCTTAGCCGTTGCTTTATGTCATAAGAATTTTTTAAGATCAAATGGTATAAATTTACAAGGAGTGGTTAAATGA
- the yajC gene encoding preprotein translocase subunit YajC codes for MDQLLQTIIGLSPLILVFVFFWFFLIRPQKKQQEQRQKMLNELKKGDKIITIGGIYGTITEINDNKITIRIADKVEVKAEKYAVDKVL; via the coding sequence ATGGATCAACTTTTACAAACTATAATAGGTTTATCTCCATTAATCCTTGTCTTTGTGTTTTTCTGGTTTTTCTTAATTAGACCACAGAAAAAACAACAAGAACAAAGGCAAAAAATGTTAAATGAATTAAAAAAAGGAGATAAGATTATCACCATTGGCGGTATTTATGGTACAATTACAGAAATCAATGATAATAAAATTACAATAAGGATAGCGGATAAAGTTGAAGTTAAAGCAGAAAAATATGCAGTAGATAAAGTTCTATAA
- the ruvA gene encoding Holliday junction branch migration protein RuvA: protein MIAFVRGILLEIEGDSVIIDCGGLGYRIYTPVTSLVQQIGEEILLHTYQLVREDDISLYGFIDKQQLNIFKKCISVSGIGPKSALGILNGLKLEQIFHGIHREDYTIFTKISGIGKKTAQRLVLELKDKIKIELENLQNFETSKGVGEEQNKVNHLLSDKVIEALLSLGYKRKEVEDSVKRVISLGERDISVIIKEVLKEKGLGR, encoded by the coding sequence ATGATAGCCTTTGTCAGAGGTATTTTATTAGAAATAGAAGGAGATAGTGTAATTATTGATTGTGGAGGGTTGGGATACCGAATATATACCCCTGTAACGTCATTAGTTCAACAAATAGGGGAGGAAATTTTATTACATACCTATCAATTAGTTAGGGAAGATGATATATCTTTATATGGTTTTATAGATAAACAACAACTTAATATATTTAAAAAATGTATTTCTGTTTCAGGAATTGGGCCTAAAAGTGCTTTAGGAATTTTAAATGGATTAAAACTTGAACAAATTTTCCATGGTATTCACAGGGAAGATTACACAATTTTTACTAAAATATCTGGTATTGGTAAAAAGACAGCCCAACGTTTAGTATTAGAATTAAAGGATAAAATTAAAATTGAATTAGAAAATCTCCAAAACTTTGAAACTTCAAAAGGGGTTGGAGAAGAACAAAATAAAGTTAACCACCTACTGTCAGATAAAGTAATAGAGGCTTTATTGAGTTTAGGGTATAAAAGGAAAGAAGTAGAAGATTCTGTAAAAAGGGTAATATCTTTAGGTGAAAGGGATATTAGTGTTATAATTAAAGAGGTACTTAAAGAAAAAGGTTTAGGGAGGTAA